The Gordonibacter urolithinfaciens genome contains a region encoding:
- a CDS encoding YidC/Oxa1 family membrane protein insertase, whose amino-acid sequence MWDAFKDLIFQIIQFFYNFCGDWGLAIIIVTVIFRVLISPLMHKQTKSSFQMQKVQPLMKEIQTKYADDPQRQQEEMQKLYAEVKFNPLAGCLPMLLQMPIFMALFQVLSEMGARTEGSTYEFYNLVPSLVERPSEAFAQGFGTFVPYLILMVVFAGATFLPMVLQQMNNKDNAQRKQMVIMSAVMSVFMLWISWGSPAGVLLFWGASSLIGLGQQQISMRIMKKRDAEAAETIEVKPIEVDVTRKVKKPRPTKKR is encoded by the coding sequence ATGTGGGACGCATTTAAGGATCTGATATTCCAGATCATCCAGTTCTTCTATAATTTCTGCGGGGACTGGGGCCTGGCGATTATCATCGTAACGGTCATCTTCCGCGTGCTGATCTCGCCGCTCATGCACAAGCAGACGAAGTCTTCTTTCCAGATGCAGAAGGTTCAGCCTCTGATGAAGGAAATCCAGACGAAGTATGCCGACGACCCGCAACGGCAGCAGGAGGAGATGCAGAAGCTCTATGCCGAGGTGAAGTTCAATCCCCTGGCGGGCTGCCTGCCCATGCTCCTTCAGATGCCTATCTTCATGGCCCTGTTCCAAGTGCTTTCCGAGATGGGGGCCCGTACCGAGGGCTCCACGTACGAGTTCTATAACCTGGTACCCAGCCTTGTCGAGCGGCCTTCCGAGGCGTTTGCACAGGGTTTTGGAACATTTGTTCCCTATTTGATCCTCATGGTGGTGTTCGCCGGCGCCACGTTCCTCCCGATGGTTCTGCAGCAGATGAACAACAAGGACAACGCACAGCGCAAGCAGATGGTGATCATGTCCGCGGTCATGAGCGTGTTCATGCTGTGGATCAGCTGGGGCTCTCCGGCTGGTGTTCTGCTGTTCTGGGGTGCTTCCTCGCTTATCGGCCTCGGCCAGCAGCAGATCTCCATGCGCATCATGAAGAAGCGCGACGCGGAGGCTGCCGAGACCATCGAGGTGAAGCCGATCGAGGTCGACGTCACGCGCAAGGTTAAGAAGCCTCGTCCGACGAAGAAGCGCTAG
- a CDS encoding protein jag, with product MADEIVEEKQSAGETVEEPVDLTDEELDRIADTAIAALQDILKYFNVGEVTIDEYEGDEGELILDITGDDLAVLIGRHGKTLDALQFLVSAITVRTIGYRYPVVVDIEGYKGRQREKLESIARSSANRAASQNRSIKLRPMTPYERRIVHITLRDDDRVETASEGEGSARHVVILPR from the coding sequence ATGGCTGATGAAATTGTCGAAGAGAAGCAGAGCGCTGGGGAAACTGTGGAGGAGCCGGTTGATCTGACCGACGAGGAGCTCGATCGCATTGCCGACACGGCCATTGCGGCGCTGCAGGATATCCTCAAGTACTTCAACGTCGGCGAAGTGACGATCGACGAGTACGAGGGCGATGAGGGTGAGCTTATTCTCGATATCACAGGTGACGATCTTGCGGTGCTTATCGGTCGCCATGGAAAAACGCTCGACGCCCTGCAATTCCTGGTATCTGCCATCACGGTGCGCACGATAGGGTATCGCTATCCGGTCGTTGTCGATATCGAGGGTTATAAGGGGCGTCAGCGTGAAAAGCTGGAATCCATTGCCCGTTCATCCGCCAACCGTGCAGCCAGCCAGAACCGTAGCATCAAGCTCCGTCCAATGACGCCTTACGAGCGACGTATCGTTCATATCACGCTTCGAGACGATGATCGCGTGGAAACCGCGTCAGAAGGTGAAGGAAGCGCCCGACACGTTGTGATCCTCCCTCGTTAA
- the rnpA gene encoding ribonuclease P protein component, which produces METIKSNAEISSLFTHGKRLQTPYLTFIVVRNEKQHDPSGRAAFIAGKKLGNAVWRNGAKRRMRAICRELGGPWRGYDVIFLAKSNIVRASYSKVLAACDDTLKRAGVR; this is translated from the coding sequence TTGGAGACCATAAAATCCAACGCGGAGATATCGTCCCTGTTTACCCACGGCAAGCGTTTGCAGACGCCCTACCTCACGTTCATCGTGGTACGCAACGAAAAGCAGCACGACCCATCCGGTCGTGCTGCTTTTATTGCTGGGAAGAAACTGGGCAATGCAGTGTGGAGGAACGGCGCCAAACGGCGCATGAGGGCGATATGTCGCGAACTTGGCGGCCCTTGGAGGGGCTACGATGTGATTTTCCTCGCAAAGTCGAACATCGTGCGGGCGTCTTATAGTAAAGTGCTAGCAGCATGTGACGATACGTTGAAGCGAGCCGGGGTGCGATGA
- a CDS encoding endonuclease domain-containing protein, whose protein sequence is MLFSCKVQATGSRLKYGSPARLRRYDLDDNVDQPKKVPMNRAARTRLAERARYMRKNMTEAEKILWFRFLREYPIRFSNQIIVGPYIVDFYCRKVRLSIELDGSQHYEEVHRKYDEIRTTYLEMEVIKELRFPNSYIWDHFEGVCETIHREVELRRNDLSSIPLSEVRNKR, encoded by the coding sequence ATGTTGTTTTCCTGCAAGGTCCAAGCAACTGGGAGCCGATTGAAATACGGTTCTCCGGCAAGGTTGCGGCGTTATGATCTGGATGATAACGTCGATCAACCTAAGAAGGTGCCAATGAACCGTGCTGCGCGTACCCGCCTAGCTGAACGGGCCAGATACATGAGAAAGAATATGACCGAAGCGGAAAAGATACTTTGGTTTCGCTTCCTCCGTGAATATCCCATTCGATTCTCGAACCAAATTATCGTCGGTCCTTACATCGTCGATTTCTATTGCAGAAAAGTAAGGTTAAGCATAGAGCTCGATGGATCCCAACATTACGAGGAGGTCCACCGAAAATACGACGAGATACGAACTACTTACTTGGAAATGGAAGTAATCAAGGAATTACGTTTCCCAAACTCTTATATTTGGGACCATTTCGAAGGAGTGTGCGAGACTATTCACCGAGAAGTCGAACTCCGAAGGAATGACCTTTCGTCTATCCCTCTTTCAGAAGTTCGAAACAAGCGATGA
- the rsmG gene encoding 16S rRNA (guanine(527)-N(7))-methyltransferase RsmG, with protein sequence MQHEALIDLYLEKILEANEKTNLTRISSLEEARKLHIEDSLAGLEELMKAPEGLYGDLGSGGGFPGVPLALESGRKTILVDSVQKKMAIVGTVLSELGLAEQVSTYGGRIEDLALERPRAFAALSARALSKLSVLMELASPLLISGGLLICYKANVQDEEWEHALSLQEKLGMRLYSDRTLMLSDGETSRRIITFEKSGRSKLKLPRHVGFAQKKPL encoded by the coding sequence ATGCAGCACGAAGCACTCATCGATCTCTATTTGGAGAAGATTCTTGAAGCGAATGAAAAAACGAATCTCACGCGCATCTCTTCGCTCGAAGAAGCGCGCAAACTTCATATAGAAGACTCGCTAGCCGGACTGGAGGAGTTGATGAAGGCTCCTGAAGGCTTGTACGGCGATCTTGGGAGCGGTGGCGGATTTCCTGGTGTTCCTTTGGCACTTGAATCAGGGAGGAAGACCATTCTCGTAGATTCCGTTCAGAAGAAAATGGCTATCGTCGGTACAGTTCTTTCAGAGCTTGGGCTAGCCGAGCAGGTGTCGACCTATGGTGGCCGTATCGAAGATCTGGCTCTCGAGCGCCCTCGCGCGTTCGCAGCGTTGTCCGCACGCGCTCTTTCGAAGCTGTCGGTTCTCATGGAATTGGCAAGCCCGTTGCTTATAAGCGGCGGGCTGCTGATCTGTTATAAAGCAAACGTGCAAGACGAAGAATGGGAGCATGCTCTGTCGTTGCAAGAGAAACTTGGTATGCGCCTGTATTCTGATAGAACGCTCATGCTAAGCGATGGTGAAACTTCTCGAAGGATCATAACCTTCGAGAAATCAGGTCGCTCTAAGTTAAAGCTTCCCCGTCATGTCGGTTTTGCCCAAAAGAAGCCTCTTTAA
- the rpmH gene encoding 50S ribosomal protein L34, whose product MKRTYQPNTRKRAKCHGFRARMSTKGGRAVLSARRAKGRKRLCV is encoded by the coding sequence ATGAAGCGCACGTATCAACCTAACACGCGCAAGCGCGCCAAGTGCCACGGCTTCCGTGCCCGCATGTCGACGAAGGGTGGCCGCGCCGTCCTGTCTGCTCGTCGCGCCAAGGGACGCAAGCGCCTCTGCGTGTAG
- the yidD gene encoding membrane protein insertion efficiency factor YidD, with translation MGTISDFIKHLPCKTAVFMITFYRAAISPLFPSCCRFTPTCSEYGIIAFRRYGFWKGLKLTVKRILRCRPGGPHGYDPVP, from the coding sequence ATGGGGACGATCTCCGATTTCATAAAACACCTGCCCTGCAAGACCGCGGTGTTTATGATCACGTTCTACCGCGCAGCCATCTCTCCGCTTTTTCCCTCGTGCTGCCGTTTCACGCCAACTTGCTCTGAATACGGGATCATCGCGTTTCGGCGCTACGGGTTCTGGAAGGGGCTGAAGCTGACGGTGAAGCGGATTCTACGATGCCGTCCGGGAGGCCCTCACGGATACGATCCCGTCCCTTGA